Proteins co-encoded in one Opitutus terrae PB90-1 genomic window:
- the acs gene encoding acetate--CoA ligase, which produces MTDQTITSVSREHRLIRPSAEFKAQANLGSDATYKRLYAESVNSPEEFWGRQAKEHLVWRKPFKKVLRWSPPHAEWFLGGKLNVSENCLDRHLGTARENKAALIFEGEPGDVRTITYKQLHFHVCRLAHIFENMGIGAGDRVAIYMPMIPEAVMAMLACARVGAIHTVVFGGFSPEALKDRINDCQAKLVITADGGWRRGKIVELKANVDRALEGAPSVQTVMVVRRCGNEITMVDGRDVWWKEAWLGAPNTHEAKGFDAEHPLFILYTSGSTGKPKGVLHTSAGYLLGCKLSSQYVFDLKENDRYFCSADIGWVTGHSYVVYGLLSNGATIFIYEGAPNHPEPDRFWQMIDRHGLTILYTAPTAIRAFMRWGDNYVLRHRLDSLRLLGSVGEPINPEAWMWYHRMIGKKRCPIVDTWWQTETGAIMIAPLPGLTPLKPGSATRPFFGVVAKVVDERGREVPRNTGGKLVITKPWPSMLRTLWGDDERYKKAYWSEIKDVYFTGDGARQDEDGYFWIVGRIDDVLNVSGHRIGTAEVESALVSHPAVAEAAAVGRPDEFKGQALVVFVCLKAGHTATDPLKEELRSHVAKEIGSLARPDVIRFAAALPKTRSGKIMRRILKEIATGGIVKGDTTTLEDFSVVASLQAEE; this is translated from the coding sequence GTGACAGACCAGACGATTACCTCAGTATCCCGGGAGCACCGGTTAATCAGGCCTTCGGCCGAGTTCAAAGCCCAAGCCAACCTTGGGAGCGATGCAACTTACAAAAGGCTCTATGCGGAGTCTGTCAACTCCCCAGAGGAATTCTGGGGGCGGCAGGCGAAGGAGCATCTGGTCTGGCGCAAACCGTTTAAGAAGGTTCTGCGGTGGTCGCCGCCGCATGCGGAGTGGTTCTTGGGCGGGAAGTTAAACGTCTCGGAAAACTGTCTCGACCGCCACCTCGGCACTGCGCGCGAGAACAAGGCCGCGCTGATCTTTGAGGGTGAACCCGGCGACGTGCGGACGATCACGTACAAGCAGCTGCATTTCCACGTCTGCCGACTCGCGCACATTTTCGAGAACATGGGCATCGGCGCCGGCGATCGGGTCGCGATTTACATGCCGATGATCCCCGAGGCGGTGATGGCGATGCTGGCGTGCGCGCGCGTCGGCGCGATCCACACCGTGGTGTTCGGCGGGTTCAGCCCGGAAGCGCTCAAGGACCGGATCAACGACTGCCAGGCGAAGCTCGTGATCACCGCCGACGGCGGCTGGCGGCGCGGCAAGATCGTCGAGCTGAAGGCGAATGTCGACCGCGCCCTCGAAGGCGCGCCGAGCGTGCAAACCGTCATGGTGGTGAGGCGCTGCGGCAACGAGATCACCATGGTCGACGGTCGCGATGTCTGGTGGAAGGAGGCGTGGCTCGGCGCGCCGAATACGCATGAGGCGAAGGGCTTCGATGCGGAACATCCGCTGTTCATCCTCTACACCAGCGGCTCGACAGGAAAACCGAAAGGCGTCCTGCACACCAGCGCGGGCTACCTGCTTGGCTGCAAGTTGAGCTCCCAATACGTTTTCGATCTCAAGGAAAACGACCGCTATTTCTGCTCCGCCGACATCGGCTGGGTAACCGGCCACAGCTACGTCGTCTACGGGCTGCTCTCCAACGGCGCGACGATCTTCATCTACGAAGGCGCGCCCAATCATCCTGAGCCGGATCGTTTCTGGCAGATGATCGACCGGCACGGATTGACGATCCTCTACACCGCGCCGACGGCGATCCGCGCGTTCATGCGTTGGGGCGACAACTACGTGCTGCGGCACCGGCTCGACTCGCTCCGGCTGCTTGGGTCGGTGGGCGAGCCGATCAATCCGGAAGCGTGGATGTGGTATCACCGGATGATCGGCAAAAAACGGTGTCCGATCGTCGACACGTGGTGGCAGACCGAAACGGGCGCGATCATGATCGCACCGCTGCCGGGGCTCACTCCGCTGAAACCGGGCTCGGCCACGCGGCCGTTTTTCGGCGTGGTGGCCAAGGTCGTCGACGAGCGCGGTCGCGAAGTGCCGCGCAACACCGGCGGGAAGTTGGTCATCACCAAACCATGGCCGTCGATGCTTCGCACGCTCTGGGGCGACGACGAGCGGTACAAGAAGGCGTATTGGAGCGAGATCAAGGACGTGTATTTCACCGGCGACGGCGCGCGCCAGGACGAGGACGGCTACTTCTGGATCGTCGGCCGGATCGACGACGTGCTCAACGTTTCGGGACACCGCATCGGCACCGCGGAAGTGGAGAGCGCGCTCGTCTCGCATCCGGCGGTCGCCGAGGCCGCAGCGGTCGGACGGCCCGACGAGTTCAAGGGCCAGGCGCTCGTGGTATTCGTTTGCCTGAAGGCGGGACACACGGCTACGGACCCGCTCAAGGAGGAACTGCGCAGCCACGTCGCGAAGGAGATCGGTTCGCTGGCGCGGCCTGACGTGATCCGGTTCGCCGCAGCGCTGCCGAAGACGCGCAGCGGAAAAATCATGCGACGGATCCTCAAGGAGATCGCCACCGGCGGAATCGTGAAAGGCGATACGACGACGCTTGAAGATTTCAGCGTGGTCGCGAGCCTGCAGGCGGAGGAGTAG